In Epinephelus fuscoguttatus linkage group LG15, E.fuscoguttatus.final_Chr_v1, a genomic segment contains:
- the cmpk gene encoding UMP-CMP kinase, with protein sequence MLFRLFGNVSQRVPSFLYRVSLMMKPQVVFVLGGPGAGKGTQCSKIVENYSYTHLSAGELLRAEQARDGSEFGQLIASYIKEGKIVPVEITISLLKKAMEETMQKDEKKFRFLIDGFPRNEDNLEGWNKGMDGKADVKFVLFFDCNNEVCISRCLERGKNSGRTDDNRESLEKRIQTYLHSTRPIIELYAKLGKVRTIDASRSVDEVFTDVKVILDKEG encoded by the exons ATGCTCTTCCGTTTGTTCGGTAACGTGTCTCAGAGGGTGCCGAGCTTCCTGTACCGGGTGTCGCTGATGATGAAGCCGCAGGTTGTGTTCGTGCTGGGCGGGCCTGGCGCCGGCAAAGGGACCCAGTGCTCCAAAATCGTGGAG AACTACAGCTACACCCATTTGTCAGCGGGGGAACTGCTGAGGGCAGAGCAAGCAAGAGACGGGTCAGAATTCGGACAGCTCATCGCCAGCTACATCAAGGAGGGCAAAATTGTCCCCGTGGAAATCACTATCAGCTTACTCAAGAAG GCAATGGAAGAGACCATGCAGAAAGACGAGAAGAAGTTCCGTTTCCTCATAGATGGTTTCCCCCGCAACGAGGACAACCTTGAGGGGTGGAACAAAGGCATGGACGGCAAAGCAGATGTTAAATTTGTGCTTTTCTTCGACTGCAACAATGAG GTTTGCATCAGTAGATGTTTAGAAAGAGGGAAGAACAGTGGACGCACAGATGACAACAGAGAAAGCTTGGAGAAAAG AATCCAAACCTACCTGCATTCTACACGACCAATCATTGAACTGTATGCTAAACTCGGCAAGGTGCGCACTATAGACGCCTCTCGCTCTGTGGATGAG